Proteins co-encoded in one Marinobacter gudaonensis genomic window:
- a CDS encoding SIMPL domain-containing protein: protein MKAISALILGISAIIAAALIGDGLTDLRTGDRYVTVKGVAEREVTADLALWPIRFVATGNSLNAAQEKARSSRDAIMAFLNLQAIGQDAVELQRLDVTDTSANPYQNSNGEQQFIINQTLMVRSTDIDRIRQAAQGVSELVDSGVVLSSDYGPSGPTYLFNGLNDIKPDMIAEATASAREAAAQFAKDANTELGGLRRANQGVFQILARDQAPGVMEEQQPVKTVRVVSTVEYYLR, encoded by the coding sequence ATGAAAGCAATCTCCGCACTGATCCTGGGTATCAGCGCCATCATTGCCGCCGCGCTGATTGGTGATGGCCTCACCGACCTGCGCACCGGCGACCGGTATGTCACCGTCAAGGGCGTGGCGGAACGGGAGGTGACCGCCGATCTCGCGCTCTGGCCTATCCGGTTTGTGGCTACCGGCAATTCCCTGAACGCGGCCCAGGAAAAGGCCCGAAGTAGCCGGGATGCCATCATGGCGTTCCTCAATCTGCAGGCAATCGGCCAGGACGCGGTGGAGCTGCAACGCCTGGACGTCACCGATACCAGCGCCAACCCCTACCAGAACTCAAACGGCGAGCAGCAGTTCATCATCAACCAGACGCTGATGGTGCGCAGCACCGATATCGACCGCATCCGCCAGGCCGCACAGGGCGTCAGTGAACTGGTGGACTCGGGCGTGGTGCTGTCTTCCGACTACGGGCCTTCCGGCCCCACCTACCTGTTCAACGGCCTGAACGACATCAAGCCAGACATGATCGCCGAAGCCACAGCCTCGGCCCGGGAAGCCGCCGCACAGTTCGCCAAGGATGCCAACACCGAACTTGGCGGGCTGCGGCGTGCGAACCAGGGGGTGTTCCAGATACTGGCCCGGGACCAGGCGCCAGGCGTGATGGAA
- a CDS encoding macro domain-containing protein, translating to MTDRTASVRVECVQGNIAAQPDMDAIVNAANGELMPGSGVAGAIHGAAGPELAEECRPLAPIQPGQAVITGAHKLPNRHVIHCLGPVYGVDEPSDRLLAECIHNALRLADHHGLASIAFPAISTGVFGYPLDQAAEVVMEAVADTLDELRTVRTIRFVLFSDDDLAVFESARKAQSGLAGD from the coding sequence ATGACAGACAGGACAGCTTCGGTGAGGGTGGAGTGCGTGCAGGGCAATATCGCCGCACAGCCGGATATGGATGCCATCGTCAATGCCGCCAACGGCGAGCTGATGCCGGGTAGCGGTGTGGCGGGCGCCATTCACGGCGCCGCCGGGCCGGAGCTCGCCGAGGAGTGTCGGCCCCTGGCCCCGATCCAGCCCGGTCAGGCGGTGATCACCGGGGCCCACAAGCTGCCAAACCGGCACGTCATCCACTGCCTGGGGCCGGTCTATGGGGTGGATGAGCCTTCGGACCGGCTGCTGGCAGAGTGTATTCACAATGCGCTCCGGTTGGCCGACCATCATGGCCTGGCATCGATTGCGTTCCCGGCGATATCCACAGGCGTGTTCGGGTACCCGCTGGACCAGGCGGCGGAGGTAGTCATGGAGGCGGTGGCTGACACGCTCGACGAGCTGCGAACCGTCCGGACCATCCGCTTTGTGCTCTTCAGTGATGACGATCTCGCGGTGTTCGAGAGCGCGCGCAAGGCCCAGTCCGGACTGGCCGGCGATTGA